A genomic stretch from Chloroflexota bacterium includes:
- the murB gene encoding UDP-N-acetylmuramate dehydrogenase yields MVVAPINTADLERLDDLAAERGIALAADAPMAPLTTLRVGGSADRLVEVQSRDELLAALRLARDAQVPWFVLGNGSDLVVADTGIRGLVVRNRARSVAIDGQRMHADAGTPMALLVRRSIAAGLGGLEFGTSIPGTLGGAVWANAGAHGREMRDVVVAVEAWEPADGSIGTLDADACGFAYRESRFKHSPAVVVATTLALDNDAPDAIAGRVADHQAQRVATQPLADQNAGSVFRNPAGDHAGRLIDAAGLKGLRVGTASVSTLHANFIVTDRGGRAADVRALGDRVRAEVSARFGIGLAYEIEFVGDWAAARAGDGGR; encoded by the coding sequence ATGGTCGTGGCGCCGATCAACACGGCCGACCTCGAGCGCCTCGACGACCTGGCTGCCGAGCGCGGGATCGCCCTGGCCGCGGATGCGCCGATGGCCCCGCTCACCACGCTGCGCGTGGGGGGCTCGGCCGACCGGCTGGTCGAGGTGCAGAGCCGGGATGAGCTGCTGGCGGCGCTGCGGCTGGCGCGCGACGCGCAGGTTCCGTGGTTCGTCCTCGGTAACGGCAGCGACCTGGTGGTCGCCGACACGGGGATCCGCGGACTCGTCGTCCGCAACCGGGCCAGGAGCGTGGCGATCGACGGGCAGCGGATGCACGCCGACGCAGGCACGCCGATGGCGCTCCTCGTCCGGCGCAGCATTGCCGCTGGCCTGGGCGGCCTGGAGTTCGGCACCAGCATCCCTGGCACGCTGGGCGGCGCGGTCTGGGCCAACGCCGGCGCGCATGGTCGCGAGATGCGGGACGTGGTCGTGGCGGTCGAGGCCTGGGAGCCGGCAGACGGCAGCATCGGTACGCTCGACGCGGACGCGTGTGGCTTCGCCTATCGCGAATCTCGCTTCAAGCACAGCCCAGCCGTGGTCGTCGCCACGACGCTGGCCCTCGACAACGACGCGCCGGATGCCATCGCGGGACGAGTGGCGGACCACCAGGCGCAGCGCGTGGCGACGCAGCCGCTCGCCGACCAGAATGCCGGCAGCGTCTTTCGCAACCCGGCGGGTGACCACGCTGGTCGCCTCATCGACGCGGCAGGCCTGAAGGGCCTGCGCGTGGGCACCGCCAGCGTGAGCACGCTGCACGCGAATTTCATCGTGACCGATCGCGGTGGACGCGCAGCCGATGTCCGAGCCCTGGGCGATCGCGTGCGCGCCGAGGTCAGCGCGCGCTTCGGCATCGGCCTCGCCTATGAGATCGAGTTCGTCGGCGACTGGGCAGCCGCCCGCGCCGGGGATGGTGGAAGGTGA
- the murD gene encoding UDP-N-acetylmuramoyl-L-alanine--D-glutamate ligase: MTAPIATLDDLRGRHAVVLGLARSGTAVARLLADAGADVAAYDRRPPTELAEAVQALGGRPVRLALGVSTDDARALIEAADLLVTSPSISPSMPTTDAWLRAAINEAVARGVELVSEVELFLRLTRARVLAVTGTKGKTTTTSLIGAIMDSAGMPHLLGGNIGRPLIEEVERLGPNDWAVLELSELQLPTISRGAEIAVYTNIGADHLDRHGTEEAYRAVKARLAELSVTHGHVVLNADDPGCRELGARLPAASIAWYALAADDAWMAARLIDGWLTIRGERVLAAAEVPIPGRHTLTDALAAALATSLAGASNEAIAAGIRDFGGVPHRLERVATRQGVAWVNDSQATIPMAAIGALDAFAPAQVVLIAGGKDKGLDYGAFADTVARRCRAAVLIGETADRLEELINRRVPVVRAEGMREAVAAAAAWAVAGDVVVLAPAAASFDMFDDYAARGDAFRAAVRALNAAEPEA; the protein is encoded by the coding sequence ATGACTGCACCGATCGCGACTCTCGACGACCTGCGGGGGCGCCACGCCGTGGTCCTGGGCCTGGCACGCTCCGGGACCGCGGTGGCACGACTGCTGGCCGATGCCGGCGCGGACGTCGCGGCCTACGATCGGCGACCCCCGACCGAGCTGGCAGAGGCGGTCCAGGCGCTGGGCGGCCGGCCGGTTCGGCTGGCATTGGGCGTCAGCACTGACGACGCACGCGCCCTGATCGAGGCGGCCGACCTGCTGGTCACCAGCCCGAGCATCTCGCCCTCGATGCCCACCACAGACGCGTGGCTGCGCGCCGCGATCAACGAGGCGGTGGCGCGCGGCGTGGAGCTGGTGAGCGAGGTCGAGCTCTTCCTGCGGCTGACGCGTGCCAGGGTGCTGGCGGTGACCGGCACGAAGGGCAAGACCACGACCACCTCGCTGATCGGGGCGATCATGGACTCGGCCGGCATGCCGCACCTGCTGGGCGGCAACATCGGTCGGCCGCTGATCGAGGAGGTTGAGCGCCTCGGCCCGAATGACTGGGCGGTGCTCGAGCTGTCCGAGCTGCAGCTTCCGACCATCTCCCGCGGAGCGGAGATCGCCGTCTACACCAATATCGGCGCCGATCATCTCGATCGGCACGGGACCGAGGAGGCCTACCGCGCGGTCAAGGCTCGCCTCGCCGAACTGAGCGTGACCCATGGGCACGTCGTGCTCAACGCGGACGATCCGGGCTGCCGGGAGCTGGGCGCGCGCCTGCCTGCCGCCTCGATCGCGTGGTATGCGCTCGCGGCCGACGACGCATGGATGGCGGCGCGCCTGATCGACGGCTGGCTGACGATCCGCGGCGAGCGGGTGCTGGCGGCTGCCGAGGTGCCCATTCCCGGACGGCACACGCTGACCGATGCCCTGGCGGCGGCCCTCGCCACCTCGCTTGCCGGAGCCTCGAACGAGGCGATCGCGGCCGGCATCCGCGACTTCGGCGGCGTGCCGCACCGGCTCGAGCGGGTCGCCACACGCCAGGGCGTGGCATGGGTCAACGACTCTCAGGCAACGATCCCGATGGCGGCGATTGGCGCGCTGGACGCCTTCGCGCCGGCGCAGGTGGTGCTGATCGCCGGCGGCAAGGACAAGGGGCTCGACTACGGGGCATTTGCCGACACCGTCGCCCGCCGCTGTCGCGCGGCGGTCCTGATCGGCGAGACGGCAGACCGGCTCGAGGAGCTGATCAACCGCCGCGTGCCGGTGGTCCGGGCCGAGGGCATGCGCGAAGCGGTCGCGGCGGCGGCCGCCTGGGCGGTGGCGGGCGACGTGGTGGTGCTGGCCCCGGCGGCCGCCTCGTTCGACATGTTCGACGACTACGCCGCCCGGGGAGACGCCTTCCGCGCGGCCGTCCGCGCCCTCAATGCCGCGGAGCCGGAAGCATGA
- a CDS encoding D-alanine--D-alanine ligase family protein, translating to MSGRLRVGIFAGGQSAEHEVSISSADAILRAIDRDRFEPYLVYIDRDGRWHLPAGPAPLLGEQPLAELLGAATPAQQTSLLRAHSDLPVAVADDRAELAPRAVLRSLADAIDVAFLALHGPFGEDGTLQGFLEMAGIPYTGAGVMASAVAMDKVVFKDLMRGHGLPVVGYAWFRRTAWRSAPERVLRDIADAVGERSVVKPARLGSSVGMTLVHGPGELAAALDEAFRYDSKVIVEAYVAGARELECGVLGNDDPLVFEPGEVISHHEWYDYEAKYVPGLADVVPAAQVDPDLAARVKELALAAYRAVDCAGLARVDFLAPPGAVYLSEMNTLPGFTTTSMYPKQAELAGLTFAELIERLIELGLESAREGRTPGNGDPPADR from the coding sequence GTGAGCGGACGTCTCAGGGTCGGCATCTTCGCCGGTGGCCAATCGGCCGAGCACGAGGTGAGCATCAGCTCGGCGGACGCGATCCTGCGGGCCATCGATCGCGATCGGTTCGAGCCGTACCTGGTGTACATCGATCGCGACGGGCGGTGGCATCTGCCGGCCGGCCCGGCGCCGCTCCTGGGCGAGCAGCCGCTGGCTGAGCTGCTGGGAGCCGCGACGCCGGCACAGCAGACGAGCCTGCTGCGCGCGCACTCCGACCTGCCGGTCGCCGTCGCCGACGATCGCGCCGAGCTCGCGCCGCGCGCCGTCCTGCGCTCGCTGGCCGACGCGATCGATGTCGCATTCCTTGCCCTGCACGGGCCATTCGGCGAGGACGGCACCCTGCAGGGGTTCCTCGAGATGGCCGGCATCCCGTACACCGGCGCGGGGGTGATGGCGAGTGCGGTGGCGATGGACAAGGTCGTCTTCAAGGACCTGATGCGGGGCCACGGCCTGCCGGTGGTCGGCTATGCCTGGTTCCGTCGCACCGCATGGCGCAGCGCGCCCGAGCGAGTCCTGCGTGACATCGCGGATGCAGTCGGGGAACGTTCCGTGGTCAAGCCGGCCCGGCTGGGGAGCAGCGTCGGGATGACCCTGGTCCACGGCCCTGGCGAGCTTGCCGCCGCGCTCGACGAGGCGTTCCGGTACGACAGCAAGGTGATCGTCGAGGCGTATGTCGCAGGCGCCCGGGAGCTCGAATGCGGAGTGCTCGGCAATGACGACCCGCTCGTGTTCGAGCCGGGCGAGGTGATCAGCCACCACGAGTGGTACGACTACGAGGCCAAGTACGTCCCCGGGCTGGCCGACGTGGTGCCCGCGGCGCAGGTCGACCCCGACCTGGCGGCGCGCGTCAAGGAGCTCGCGCTGGCCGCGTATCGCGCCGTCGACTGCGCCGGCCTGGCGCGCGTCGACTTCCTGGCGCCACCGGGCGCGGTCTACCTCTCGGAGATGAACACGCTGCCGGGGTTCACGACGACCAGCATGTACCCGAAGCAGGCCGAGCTGGCGGGCCTCACATTCGCGGAGCTCATCGAGCGGCTGATCGAGCTTGGGCTGGAATCCGCTCGGGAGGGGCGAACGCCGGGCAACGGCGACCCGCCGGCGGACCGATGA
- a CDS encoding UDP-N-acetylglucosamine--N-acetylmuramyl-(pentapeptide) pyrophosphoryl-undecaprenol N-acetylglucosamine transferase, with protein sequence MRCSVSGGGTGGHIYPALAVARALRDAQPELEVSYIGGARGLERTLVANGELPYHQLVVRSLRSSGADLHLVLDPLRLAASVPQAWRLLGRLRPAAIFTTGGYLALPLVSAARARRIPSLLWEGNVIPGRATAAVARLATRVAVSFPPTLDSFPGRSFVSGTPIRSFAGIDRAVARSTFGVAPDERLLLVFGGSQAVARITSALDAALEQLLPEWRILHLAGTAGMPAALAMRDRLPEALAKRYEPMAFLTDRMAEALVASDLVLGRAGSSTCAELAAVGVASILVPYPHAAGHQQANAAWLANQGAAVMVPDAELDGDRLVAEATALLDDEQRARIGQAARALARPDAARLLAEELLAMAEGRLLPSLTGTAG encoded by the coding sequence ATGCGGTGTTCGGTGTCGGGCGGCGGGACAGGCGGGCACATCTACCCCGCGCTGGCCGTCGCAAGGGCACTGCGCGACGCGCAGCCCGAGCTTGAGGTCAGCTACATTGGCGGCGCGCGCGGTCTCGAGCGCACCCTGGTCGCCAATGGCGAGCTGCCCTACCACCAGCTGGTGGTCCGGTCGCTGCGCAGCTCGGGTGCCGATCTGCATCTCGTGCTCGACCCGCTCCGCCTGGCTGCGTCCGTGCCTCAGGCCTGGCGGCTGCTCGGCCGGCTGCGTCCGGCCGCGATCTTCACGACCGGCGGCTACCTGGCGCTTCCCCTTGTCTCCGCGGCGCGCGCTCGCCGCATTCCGAGCCTCCTCTGGGAGGGCAACGTGATCCCGGGCCGCGCGACCGCGGCGGTCGCCCGCCTGGCTACCCGCGTTGCGGTCTCCTTCCCTCCCACGCTCGACTCGTTTCCCGGCCGCAGCTTCGTGTCGGGGACGCCCATTCGCTCCTTCGCCGGCATCGACCGCGCCGTGGCACGCTCGACGTTCGGGGTGGCGCCGGACGAGCGCCTGCTGCTCGTCTTCGGGGGGTCGCAGGCGGTCGCCCGCATCACCTCCGCCCTCGATGCGGCGCTGGAGCAGTTGCTGCCTGAATGGAGGATCCTGCACCTGGCCGGGACCGCGGGGATGCCGGCTGCGCTCGCCATGCGGGACCGACTTCCCGAGGCCCTCGCCAAGCGGTACGAGCCGATGGCCTTCCTGACCGATCGCATGGCTGAGGCGCTGGTCGCCAGCGACCTCGTACTGGGGCGTGCCGGCTCGTCGACCTGCGCCGAGCTGGCAGCCGTCGGGGTCGCCTCGATCCTGGTCCCATATCCCCACGCGGCCGGCCACCAGCAGGCGAACGCGGCGTGGCTTGCCAACCAGGGCGCTGCGGTCATGGTGCCGGACGCGGAGCTTGACGGGGATCGACTGGTGGCCGAGGCCACCGCCCTGCTTGACGACGAGCAGAGGGCTCGCATCGGGCAGGCCGCCAGGGCGCTGGCCCGGCCAGACGCCGCGCGCCTCCTGGCCGAGGAGCTCCTGGCCATGGCGGAGGGACGGCTGCTGCCGTCACTGACCGGGACGGCGGGTTGA
- the ftsW gene encoding putative lipid II flippase FtsW, which produces MAATATRRTARAGVRRERHEIAYPLLISVIALVAIGVVMVYSASSVRSYISTSDPGSQGFQQGIWAALGLLLMFAASRTDFRLLRYAAIPVFVLTMVLLAIVLIPGIGTSAFGSRRWLFLPGIGGFQPAELAKLAVCLYLAHWLDRRGTEAHGLWNGLLPFVILVAPGFLLIAFEPDLGTAGVFAAASLAIFFMAGANLLYLGAIGAAVLGAAYLMITTTAYQLQRVDGFLDPFRDPLHTGYNAVQSLMALALGGITGAGLGASRQKYLYLPAPSTDFIFAIIGEEWGLIGTLTVLALFVMVAYQGYRIAIQAPDTFSGLLAAGITTWLLAQACINMMVVTALLPVTGIPLPFISYGGSALIINLVAVGILLSISRETTQTGSLLDAVFGVGRRDRRAHLPRAGRRKGTARRAARA; this is translated from the coding sequence ATGGCCGCGACGGCCACTCGCCGCACCGCCCGAGCCGGAGTGCGGCGCGAGCGTCACGAGATTGCCTATCCGCTCCTGATCTCCGTCATCGCGCTGGTCGCCATCGGCGTGGTGATGGTCTATTCGGCGTCGAGCGTGCGCTCCTACATCTCCACCTCAGACCCGGGCAGCCAGGGATTTCAGCAGGGGATCTGGGCGGCCCTTGGGCTGCTGCTCATGTTCGCCGCCAGCCGCACCGACTTCCGGCTTCTTCGCTACGCGGCGATCCCCGTCTTCGTGCTGACCATGGTTCTGCTGGCGATCGTCCTGATCCCCGGCATCGGCACATCGGCATTCGGGTCGCGCCGCTGGCTGTTCCTGCCGGGGATCGGCGGGTTCCAGCCGGCCGAGCTCGCCAAGCTGGCGGTCTGCCTCTACCTCGCCCACTGGCTGGATCGGCGCGGGACCGAGGCACACGGGCTGTGGAATGGGCTGCTGCCGTTCGTGATCCTCGTCGCGCCCGGGTTCCTGCTGATCGCCTTCGAGCCGGACCTTGGGACGGCCGGGGTCTTTGCGGCGGCCTCCCTGGCCATCTTCTTCATGGCCGGGGCCAACCTGCTCTACCTCGGCGCGATCGGGGCGGCGGTGCTCGGCGCGGCCTACCTGATGATCACGACCACGGCGTATCAGCTGCAGCGGGTCGACGGCTTCCTCGACCCGTTCCGCGACCCGCTGCACACCGGCTACAACGCGGTGCAGTCGCTGATGGCGCTGGCCCTGGGCGGCATCACCGGCGCCGGTCTCGGCGCCAGCCGCCAGAAGTATCTCTACCTCCCTGCCCCTTCGACCGACTTCATCTTTGCGATCATCGGCGAGGAGTGGGGGCTGATCGGGACCCTGACCGTGCTGGCCCTTTTCGTCATGGTGGCGTACCAGGGCTATCGCATCGCGATCCAGGCTCCCGACACCTTCTCCGGCCTGCTGGCGGCCGGGATCACGACCTGGCTGCTCGCCCAGGCCTGCATCAACATGATGGTCGTCACCGCGCTCCTGCCGGTCACCGGCATCCCGCTGCCGTTCATCAGCTACGGTGGCTCGGCCCTCATCATCAACCTCGTGGCGGTCGGCATTCTGCTGTCGATCTCCCGCGAGACCACGCAGACAGGATCATTGCTTGATGCGGTGTTCGGTGTCGGGCGGCGGGACAGGCGGGCACATCTACCCCGCGCTGGCCGTCGCAAGGGCACTGCGCGACGCGCAGCCCGAGCTTGA